CCCGCGCTCAGCCAGCAGCTGGCGGCGCTGGAGGAGCATTTCGGCCAGAAGCTGCTGATCCGCAGCCAGCAGGGCGTCAGCATGACCGATGCGGGGCATGCGGTGTACCGCCATGCGCAGATCATTCTTCGCCAGATGGAACAGGCGCAGGCGGACGCCTCCGCCGCCGGCAACTCACTTGCCGGGCGCGTTTCCGTGGGGCTCGTGCCGTTCAGCAGTGCCGCCACGTTGTCCGTCGACCTGCTGGCCGAAACGCGTAGGCGCCATCCCGGCATCCTGCTCCATCTCACAGAAAGCGTCGGCCAGACCTACAGTCAGATGATCATGAACGGCCGGCTGGAAATGGCGCTGATCCACGGGGCCGGGCCGATCAAGGGTGTGCGGTTCGAGCCTATCCTCAGCGAGGAGTTCTATCTCGTCGCCCACCGCGATTTCGCGATCGAATCGGATAACAAGCCCATTCCGATTGCCGCTCTCGACGGATTGCCGCTTCTGATGCCGCCCGCTTACAACTTCGTTCGCCGTGCGGTCGACACCGCCTTCACGCGCAGCCGGATCAACCTGAAGGTCGTGGCGGAAGTTGAAATCGTAAGGACTTTGGCGCGCGCCGTGGGCAGCGGTCTCGGAGCGACCATCATGCCGAAAGCCATCGCCGACCGTATCGTGACGGAATCAGGCGAGCCGCTGATCTGCCGGCTCGTTTCCCCGCGGATCGAGGAAACCCTGTCGCTCTGCATTGCCGAGCAGAACTCGCTGTCTGAGCCGGCGTTGGCGGTCAAGGATATCCTTATCGAGCTGACCGCGCGGCTGAGGACGTAAGGCGAGTTCCGGCACGAGGCAGCCGCGCCGGATCATCGGACCAATCGTCAGCGCATGTCCCAGCAGAACTGGGCGATTCGCGCGCATCCCTCGTCCAGCATTTCCATGCTCGTTGCGTAAGAAATGCGGAAATGGGGGCTCATGCCGTAAGCTGCGCCTTGCACCGTCGCCACATGATGTTCGTCCACGAGGGCCATGACGAAGTCGATGTCGGTCTCGATCTTCCGCCCGCCCTTGCTGGTCTTGCCGATCAAACCGGAGATGTTGGGATAGAGGTAGAACGCGCCCTCGGGCTTGTGGCAACGCAATCCCTCCACCTGCGACAGCCGGTCCAGCACGAAATCGCGCCTCTGCTTGTAGATCGCAGCTCGCTCCTTCAGGAGATCCTGAGGCCCATTCAGCGCCGCGATGGCGGCCGCCTGCGTGACCGTGCTGATGCCGCCGCCGTTCTGGCCGTTGACGTTGCTGATCGCAGCGATCAGCTCCTTTGAGCCGCTGGCGCAGTAACCGAGCCGCCAGCCGGTCATGGCATAGGCCTTCGAGACCCCGTTCATGGTCAGGACGCGATCATAGAGCCTGGGCTCAGCATCCACGATGGTGCAGAATTCGAAACCGTCATAGACCAGATGTTCGTAGATATCGTCGGTCAGGATCCAGACATCCGGATGGCGCAGCATGACCTGCGCGATCGCCTCCATTTCCGCGCGCGAGCAGGCCGCACCGGTCGGATTGTTGGGAAAGTTCAGGATCAGCCATTTGGTACGCGGCGTGATCGCAGCTTCCAGATCCTCGGGGCGCAGTTTGAAGCCGGCCTGCTCGAAACAGGGTACGGCCACAGGAATGCCACCGGCGAACTTGACGATGTCGGCATAGCTGACCCAGGAGGGCGTTGGAATGACGACTTCGTCGCCGGGATTGCAGGTTGCGAGCATCGTGTTGAAGATCACCTGCTTGCCGCCGGCTGATACGACGATCTGGCTGGCATCGTAGTCGAGATTGTTGTCCCGCTTGAACTTCCGGCTGATCGCCGCCTTGAGCGCCGGCGTACCATCCATCGGCGGATATTTCGTATCACCGCCAAGTGCGGCGGCATGGGCCGCCTCGATGGCATGCAGCGGCGTCGGGAAGTCCGGCTCCCCGGAGGAGAGGCTGACAACCTTGATACCCTTTGCGGCCAGTTCCCGGGCGCGCTGGGTCATGGCGGCTGAGGCGGATATGGAGACGTTTTTCAGGCGATCGGCGGTAGAAGACATCGACATGATCTTTCGATACGAATTGGAACGGAGACCGCCGGCCTGGCGGTCGGGATGCGTTAAAGCGCGAGGTCGGCAGCCGGCGCGAGCATCGCGCCGGAGGCTTCGATCTCGCTTCGGACGATATGCGCAAGCTCAAGGGAACCCGGTGTGTCGCTGTGCACGAGGATCGACCGCGCCGGCATCGCTATGACGCCTCCGTCGATGGTTTCGACGGTTCCGTCGAGAAGAAAGCGGCGCACCCTCGCCCGCACCGAAGCCTCATCCTTGATGACAGCGCCGGGGAGGCCGCGGGCAACAAGCCTGCCGGCGGCATCATAGGCCCGGTCGGCCAGAAAGAGAGCGAGCGTCTTCAACCGTGCGCGTTTGGCCGCCTGCTCTATTTCGCTGTCGGGCGTCACGAACACGACGAGGCTCGTGTCCACTGCGGCAATTGCATCCATCATCAAATCGGCGAGGACAGGATCGCGGTTGACCATATTGCCCATGGCGGCATGGAAACTGATATGCCTGACGGCAACGCCCTCGCTCGCGGCGATCGCCTTGAGGGCGCCAAGCTGATAGAGCATCTGCTGGCGCAGTTCATCCGCCTGGAAAGGCATCTCGCGCCGTCCAAAGCCAAGCCGGTCGGGCAGGCCCGGATGTGCGCCGATGCCGACACCGTTCGCCTTGGCAAGCCGCACCATGCGCGCCATCGTATCCGGATCGCCACCGTGGAAACCGCAAGCGATATTGGCCGACGACACGACCTTCATCATCGCCTCGTCGTCGCATAGCCGATAAGGGCCGAACCCTTCGCCCATGTCGGAATTCAGATCGATTTTCACCGGCAACTCCCTTTGACCGATCGTATTTCAGGCCATCGCCCTCAAGGCGCGTTTGACCATCCCTGATGTGGTCCGGACGTCTTCGACATAGCGGGCAACCGCCTGCTCCACCGCGCGCGCCTCCGCATGCGTGGACCGCACGAACCGCAAGCGGCTGCCTATGCGGGCCTGGCCAAGCCGCCAAAGGTCGCATTCGATCACGCCGGCGATCTTCGGATAGCCACCCGCTGTGTTCGCATCGCTCATCTGGACAATGGGCTCCCCACCGGGCGGAACCTGGATCACACCGGGCACGATCCCATGAGAACGCATCTCAATCGACGCCGTCGGTTTGATGGGCTCGCCCGACAGACGATAGCCAGTGCGGTCGCTGCGGGAAGAAATCTTCCAGGTCTGGCTCCAGAAGGCGTCGCCGTCATCGGGAAACAGGGCATGCTCGCCACCAGGCAGGGCACGGACCGGCAGGGCGCCGTCAACGAGATCCGGAAAGACCTCCCGGAGCGCCACGGCGGGCTCGATGACGGCCAAGCCGTTCGCCGGCACGGGGGCAAGGTCGGTGCTGTTACCGAACGCGATCCGATCGCCCTTTTCCAGTGGCCGGCCGGCATTGCCGCCAAAGCTGCCGCGCAGTGATGTACTGCGCGACCCCATCACCGACGGGACATCCAGCCCCCCGCCGATGGAAACATAGGCGCGCGCAAGTGTCGGAGGATGCTTCAGTTCGAGCACCTGTCCGGCCTCCGCCGTATAGGCGCACCAGGGAAGCAATTCCAACGCATCCAGTAGCGGATCGCCGTCGGCGCCCGTAACTGCGAAGACGGTCCGGCGGTCGAAACGCAGGCTGAACGGAAAGGTCTGCACCTCTATCCCGGCCGCGCCCTCGTCATTCCCGACAAGAATATTACCTATCCTCATGGCGAGCGGATCCATCGCGCCGCTGGCCGAAACGCCGATATCGCGATACCCTGGCCGTCCGAGATCCTGGACCGTATTGAACGGGCCGGTTTCCACAATTTCGATCATAGCTCGATCCTTGCCGGCACGAACCGCACCGTATCGCCCGGCGCCATCATCGCCGGCTTGGGCGACGCCGGGTCGAACATCTGCAGTTCTGCGAAACCTATGGAATTCCAGCCGTTCGGGCCGGTAAGCATCGCAACGCCGGTCTGCATGCCGCCAATGGTCACGCAGCCCTTCGCCATCTTCAGCGACGGCACGGTCTTTCGCGGCATGTAGATGCGCGGATCCAGGCCATGCAGATAACCGAAGCCCGGAGCGCTGCCCAAGGCAAAAACACGGTAGGTCGCTTCGTGATGAATACGGACGATCTCACGGTCGCTGAGGCGGGCAATGTCGCAAAGCGCAGGCAGGTCCACCGCATGCTCCCCGCCGTAGTGAACAGGGATTTCGATCGTCTTTCCATCCAGATCGATGCTGCGGGCATTGTCCCACGCCTCCAGCAGCCGCACTACGACGGCCTCGGGATCCTGCGGCGCCTCCTGGAATATCGTCAGAAGGTTGGTCATTCCCGGAACGATTTCCGCGATATCCGGCCAGCCTCCGACCGCCTGGGACAGCGCCCAGATCCGGCGCTGCGCGGCGAGATCGAATTCTCCCGGTGCTTCGAGCAGGAAGGACCGGGCTCCGATCGAGGAAACGCGAGCACGGCCTTGGGCGGCGGATACGATTTCGCGCAACGGCGTGTGGTTGTTCAATGTGGCAATCATGATTGAGGCTCGATCTCGAACAGCGGATCGCCGAAGCCGACCAGCGCATCGGGTTCGGCAAGCTGCTTGGTCAATATGCCTGCGCGGCCGGCACAAAGTGGAAGCAGGACGGGGCCGACGCGAAGGAAGCCGAGGATGTCTGCGGCGGGAACCGTTCGCGGCAGACGATCGGCGGCTGCCGAGCGCAATGGGCTGCCCGGGTAAAAATGGCCGGCCATCGGCGCCCTGACGATCACCACCGGCTGAGCCGTCGGGGCCGGTTGAGAGGTCGCGGACACATCGATCCTGGCTTCATTCCCCGTCGCAATGACGATGCGTAACTGTCCGCCGGGCCTGGATATTTCGAGCCCGCTCACCCCGGCAGCCGTCAGCGCATCGGTGAGGAACGCGATCGTCGCGGGATCGCTAAAATCGATCCCGCTCATGACGCTCTCCGTTGTTTCAGCCATTGCTCGAGATAGTGGATATCCGTCTCGCCTCGCGCAAACGCGCTGTCCTCGAAGAGCGCACGCAGGAAGGGAATATTCGTGGAAATTCCGTCCACTCGCGTCTCGGCAAGCGCCTCGCGCATCCTTGCCATCGCCTCCGCCCTCGTCGGCGCATGAACGATCAGCTTGGCGATCAGCGAGTCGTAATAGGGTGGTACCTTGTACCCCGCATGGATATGGGTATCGACCCGTATACCGGTCCCTTCGGGAAGGGCGAGACTGGTGATGATACCGGCTGACGGCAAGAAAGTATCGGGATCCTCGGCATTGATGCGACATTCGAAGGCGTGACCCGCGCATTTAACGTCAGCCTGGGCCAGTTCGAGCGGATCGCCCTGAGCCACTTTGATCTGCGCTTGCACGATGTCGATCCCGCTTGTCATTTCGGTGACCGGATGTTCGACCTGAAGCCGGGTATTCATCTCGATGAAATAGAAAGCGCCATCCTCGTAGAGGAATTCGAAAGTTCCGACGCCACGGTAGCCGATCTGGCGGCAGGCCTCGACACAGGCTCTCCCGACGAGCCGGATCACATCCGGCGATATCCCGGGTGCCGGCGCCTCTTCCACGACCTTTTGATGGCGGCGCTGCATCGAGCAATCCCGGTGCCCGAGCCAGATTGCATTGCCATGGGTGTCGCAAAGGACCTGAATCTCGATATGACGCGGATGCTGAAGGAATTTTTCCATGTAGAGCGACGGCGAGCCGAAAGCTTGCCGCGCCTCCTCCCGGGTGAGCGCGACCGCCTCTTGCAGCAGACCGGCCTCCGGCACGAGACGCATGCCCCGCCCGCCGCCGCCCCCGGCAGCCTTGATGATGACGGGATAACCGATCTCCAGGGCCAGGCGCTCGACGGCGGCCGGATCGTCGGCAAGCGCCGTATCCGGCCCCGGGACACAAGGAACTCCGGCTGCGATCATTGCCCTCTTTGCCGAGATCTTGTCGCCCATCGCCTCGATTGACGACGCGCTCGGACCGATGAACGCCAGTCCCGCTTTTTCGACGGCATCGGCGAATGCGGCATTTTCCGAGAGAAAACCATAACCGGGATGGATGGCGCCAGCCCCAGTCAACCGCGCCGCCAGAAGAAGAGCATCCTTGTTGAGGTAGCTTTTTGCCGCGCTCGATGGGCCGATGCACAGGGCGCTATCGGCGGTCTTGCCATAGGGCGCCTGCCGATCCGCTTCGGAATAGACAACGACGGTCTTGAGGCCCAGCTGCCGGCAGGCTTTCTGGATCCTGGTCGCGATCTCCCCACGATTGGCAATGAGAACCGTATCGAAACGCGGGCGACTGTCGAATGTCTCCGGCATCACGCGATCTCCGCGAGCAGATCACCCGTCTCGACTTCGCCGCCGTCGACTTCGGTCAGGCTGACAATACGCCCTGACCGCGGCGCGGCGATCTTGTTGAAGACCTTCATCGCTTCAATAATGAAGAGAGTCTGCCCATCCGTCACCTCATCTCCAAGCTTGACGAACGGCTCCTCGCCCGGTGCCGAGCTGCGATGCAGCACGCCGGAGACCGGCGCTTTTACGGAAATGACCGACGCCTGGCCGATAGTCGGCAGTTCATCAGGCCCCAAGGTGATCGACGCACCTGCAACCGGCTGTTGTCCCCGAGCCAAATCGGCGGAGGTCTCCCCCGCCGTCGGCTGCGACCGGAAGATTCGAACCGTCAGGTCCTTCTCGGTCACGGTGAGTTCGGAAATGCTCGATCGACCGACAAAGTCGATCAGGGTCTTGATCTTCGAGAGGTCCATATTTGCGCTCGGTATTTCGAATGCCGCCGCGCGCTTTTGCAGATCAAGTCGCGTGATACGGTAACGTTGCGTAACACGATCGGGCCGCCGATGGGGTCAGACGAACTTTTGATGGACCGGCTCAGGTCCGGAATACGCCCGGGACGATCAGGCCCCATCGAGTTTCGGCCGCTGCTCATGACGCACCACCCGTCATGGCTCCAGGGGGTGCCATGTGAGAAGCGTTGATGCGTCCTGGACGACCCGCCTAGAAAGCCATAACGGCCGACGCCGGGTAGCGGACACCTGCGGGACAGATCATCCAGATTGCAGATCAGCGAAAACGGGTGGCGGATAGCGCTGATAGATCGATGGCACATTCGCGCCCAGCGATCAGTCCTGCAACAAGCGCGCCGCTAACCGGCCCGGCCGCAAGGCCGACATGACCGTGGCCAAACGCATGAACGATATCTTCGGAAGACCTCGAAAACCCGATCACCGGAAGGCCGTCCGCAGTCGAGGGACGATGCCCCATCCACCGGTCGATGCTCTTGTCCTCGGATATATTCGACAGTGCCGGATAGGTTCCCTTCGCGTGTTTCAGCAGAATGCCGGCGCGGGTCCAGTTCGGTCTTTCCTCGACACTTGCCAGTTCGACCTGTCCAGCAATGCGAAGTCCGGCAAGTGTCGGATTGTTGCCCATCCTGCCGTCGCTCGGCATGATCGGCATCTCCCCTTTGGCCAGATGATAGGGGACGACTACGTGGTAACCGCGCTCGCTCTGCATCGGGATTGTGTCACCGGCCAGCGCCGCAAGCTTTTTCGAATGTATTCCGGCAGCGATGACGGCCTTGTCGCACGCCACGTTGCCCGCCTCTGTCCGGACACCGGAAAGCCGGCTGCCGGTAAGATTGAAACCGGTCGCCCTCGCGTTGATGCGCCGGGCGCCGAGGTCCACCGCATGATCCACCATCGCTGCGACATAGCCTCCCGGATCCACGCAATGACCTCCATCCTCGACGAAGGCAGCAAAGGAATAGCGGGGTGAAAGATTCGGCTCGAGTTCGTGCAGTTCGGCCGAGGATAGCTCTCGATAGGAAACGCCGTTGTCGCGTCGCAGGCGCCACGCAAAAGCCTCTGCCTCGAAAGCCGCGCGATCCTGGTAAACGTAGAGCAGACCCTTGCGCCGGATTAGGTCCGGCCGTCCGATTTTTTCCGCCAGTGCCACATGCCGGGATGGAGCATCGTGCAGGAGGCTCGCCAGAATTCTTGCGGTCCGTTCGACCTTGGATCCAGTCGAACCGGCCAGCATGAACCGCAGCAACCAAGGCGCGAGGCGTGCCAGATGCCGCCAGCGGATGGTCAGCGGCCCGGAAGGATCGGCAAGATAACCCGGTACCTTCTTCCAGAGACCGGGCACCGACATCGGGATGATCGAGGCAGGGCTCAGCCAGCCGCTGTTACCATAGCTTGCCGCGTGGCGCCCCCCGGGCTGTTCCGGCTCGATGACGGTGACCTCGTGCCCGTCCTTCAACAACTCGAGTGCCGTCGATGCACCGACGATACCCGCTCCGATGACCACTACATGCATGGCGTTTCACTCTTCGTGACGGGAATAAGCCGGCTCATTCCTGAAATGCCTCTTCGCGGACGGCTTTGATCTTCGGCAGGGCGACCACGGTGATGGCGAGCACAGCCAGGACAATCAAGCCTGCTGAAATCGGACGATCGACAAAAACGCTGGGATTGCCACGTGCGAGGAACATCGCCCTGCGGAAATTCTCCTCCATCATCGGCCCGAGAATGAGGCCCATTACCAGTGGTGCCGGATCGCAATCAAGCTTGGCGAAGATGTAGCCGGCGACGCCGAAGGCTCCGAGCAGCCACAGATCGAATACCGAATTGCCGAGCGAGAATGCGCCGATCGAGCAGAACACCACGATAGCCGGAAAGAGATAGTGGAAAGGCATCGTCAGCAAGCGCGTCCAGACGCCGATCAGCGGCAGGTTCAAGACCAACAGCATGACATTGCCAACCCACATCGACACGATGACGCCCCAGAACACATCCGGATGTTCGGAAATCAGCGTCGGGCCCGGTGCGATACCCTGCATGATCAGGGCACCGAACATCAAGGCCATGACGGCATTGGCCGGTAGACCGAGCGTGAGCAGCGGGACGAACGACGTCTGTGCACCGGCATTGTTGGCGCTCTCGGGCGCTGCTACGCCTTCGATCGCACCACCACCGAAACCTTCGGGCGGGTTGGCAACGCGTTTCTCGATGGCATAGGCAGCGAAGGCGGCGAGAAGCGCGCCGCCGCCCGGCAGAAGTCCCAGCACGGAACCGATCCCCGTACCACGAAGAATCGGCGCAACCATCCGCCGCCAGTCTTCCCGCGACGGGATCATCGAGAAGAACGGTGCGTTGATGGCCGTGCGGCTTTCCGGGGTTTCCAGATCCTTGATCAACTCGCCGATGCCGAATAATCCCATTGCCACAACGACGAAATTGATACCGCCCGACATCTCTTCAAGACCGAGCGTGAAACGCGGCACGGCCGTTTGCACGTCCTGGCCGACAAGACCGACCAGTATGCCGATGAAGACCATGGCAAGCGCCTTCGGCAGCGATCCACGCGAAAGCACAACCGAGGCGACAAGCCCCAGGATCATCAGCGAAAAGTACTCCGCGGGGCCAAACAGCAATCCGATTTCGGCAAGCGAAGGTGCAAACAATGCCAGCAACAGCGTTGCGACGGTGCCGGCGAAAAAGGAGCCGATCGCCGCTGTCGACAGTGCCACGCCCGCGCGTCCGTTGCGGGCCATCTTGTAGCCGTCTATCGCCGTAACCACAGATGATGCTTCGCCGGGAAGATTGAGAAGGATGGCTGTCGTCGACCCGCCATATTGCGCACCGTAATAGATACCGGCCATCATGATCAGCGATGTCACCGGTTCAAGTCCGATGGTGAAAGGCAGGAGGATGGCCATGGTCGCGGCAGGCCCGAGGCCCGGCAGGACGCCGACGAGGGTCCCGAGCAGCGTGCCGATCAGGCACCAGAACAGGTTCGTCGGCAGGATTGCCTGGTCAAAGCCGAGCAGCAGGGCGTTGAGCGTCTCCATGTGATCTTCCTTAATACCCGAACCAGGGACCGATGATGGCAAGCGGCATGCTGAGCCCCTTGATGAAGGCAAGGCTGCAGGCCGCACCGAGTCCGAGCCCGTACAAGGCTGATTTCACCGGCTGCAAAGGACGTGAGGCAAACGAGGAGATAAAGCAGCAACAGAAGACCGCTGGCAGCAATCCGCCGCCGCGAACGACCAGTCCAAACACCACGATCGCTGCAATGATGAACGTGACCTTCGAGGAATAAAGGCTCGGTCGCTCTTTACCGGTGTCATGTTTTTCTGCCGTAAAGGCGACGATAAGGCCCATGGCGATCAGGGCCGAGGCTACCAGGCCCGGAAATGCACCGGGACCGATTTTACGCCAGGTACCATAGGAGAGATCGAGGCTGCCCAACAAGAAAGCGGCGCCGATCAATACGAACAGGAGCCCTGCAATCAATTGCGGATTGAGACGTGAGGTCATGGGCATTCCTTTCCGTTGGACGCTTTCGATCGCGGGTCGGGAGCCAGATCCGGC
This genomic window from Neorhizobium galegae contains:
- a CDS encoding biotin-dependent carboxyltransferase family protein yields the protein MIEIVETGPFNTVQDLGRPGYRDIGVSASGAMDPLAMRIGNILVGNDEGAAGIEVQTFPFSLRFDRRTVFAVTGADGDPLLDALELLPWCAYTAEAGQVLELKHPPTLARAYVSIGGGLDVPSVMGSRSTSLRGSFGGNAGRPLEKGDRIAFGNSTDLAPVPANGLAVIEPAVALREVFPDLVDGALPVRALPGGEHALFPDDGDAFWSQTWKISSRSDRTGYRLSGEPIKPTASIEMRSHGIVPGVIQVPPGGEPIVQMSDANTAGGYPKIAGVIECDLWRLGQARIGSRLRFVRSTHAEARAVEQAVARYVEDVRTTSGMVKRALRAMA
- a CDS encoding acetyl-CoA carboxylase biotin carboxyl carrier protein encodes the protein MDLSKIKTLIDFVGRSSISELTVTEKDLTVRIFRSQPTAGETSADLARGQQPVAGASITLGPDELPTIGQASVISVKAPVSGVLHRSSAPGEEPFVKLGDEVTDGQTLFIIEAMKVFNKIAAPRSGRIVSLTEVDGGEVETGDLLAEIA
- a CDS encoding NAD(P)/FAD-dependent oxidoreductase, whose protein sequence is MHVVVIGAGIVGASTALELLKDGHEVTVIEPEQPGGRHAASYGNSGWLSPASIIPMSVPGLWKKVPGYLADPSGPLTIRWRHLARLAPWLLRFMLAGSTGSKVERTARILASLLHDAPSRHVALAEKIGRPDLIRRKGLLYVYQDRAAFEAEAFAWRLRRDNGVSYRELSSAELHELEPNLSPRYSFAAFVEDGGHCVDPGGYVAAMVDHAVDLGARRINARATGFNLTGSRLSGVRTEAGNVACDKAVIAAGIHSKKLAALAGDTIPMQSERGYHVVVPYHLAKGEMPIMPSDGRMGNNPTLAGLRIAGQVELASVEERPNWTRAGILLKHAKGTYPALSNISEDKSIDRWMGHRPSTADGLPVIGFSRSSEDIVHAFGHGHVGLAAGPVSGALVAGLIAGRECAIDLSALSATRFR
- a CDS encoding pyridoxal phosphate-dependent aminotransferase translates to MSMSSTADRLKNVSISASAAMTQRARELAAKGIKVVSLSSGEPDFPTPLHAIEAAHAAALGGDTKYPPMDGTPALKAAISRKFKRDNNLDYDASQIVVSAGGKQVIFNTMLATCNPGDEVVIPTPSWVSYADIVKFAGGIPVAVPCFEQAGFKLRPEDLEAAITPRTKWLILNFPNNPTGAACSRAEMEAIAQVMLRHPDVWILTDDIYEHLVYDGFEFCTIVDAEPRLYDRVLTMNGVSKAYAMTGWRLGYCASGSKELIAAISNVNGQNGGGISTVTQAAAIAALNGPQDLLKERAAIYKQRRDFVLDRLSQVEGLRCHKPEGAFYLYPNISGLIGKTSKGGRKIETDIDFVMALVDEHHVATVQGAAYGMSPHFRISYATSMEMLDEGCARIAQFCWDMR
- the pxpB gene encoding 5-oxoprolinase subunit PxpB, coding for MIATLNNHTPLREIVSAAQGRARVSSIGARSFLLEAPGEFDLAAQRRIWALSQAVGGWPDIAEIVPGMTNLLTIFQEAPQDPEAVVVRLLEAWDNARSIDLDGKTIEIPVHYGGEHAVDLPALCDIARLSDREIVRIHHEATYRVFALGSAPGFGYLHGLDPRIYMPRKTVPSLKMAKGCVTIGGMQTGVAMLTGPNGWNSIGFAELQMFDPASPKPAMMAPGDTVRFVPARIEL
- a CDS encoding acetyl-CoA carboxylase, whose translation is MSGIDFSDPATIAFLTDALTAAGVSGLEISRPGGQLRIVIATGNEARIDVSATSQPAPTAQPVVIVRAPMAGHFYPGSPLRSAAADRLPRTVPAADILGFLRVGPVLLPLCAGRAGILTKQLAEPDALVGFGDPLFEIEPQS
- the accC gene encoding acetyl-CoA carboxylase biotin carboxylase subunit, which codes for MPETFDSRPRFDTVLIANRGEIATRIQKACRQLGLKTVVVYSEADRQAPYGKTADSALCIGPSSAAKSYLNKDALLLAARLTGAGAIHPGYGFLSENAAFADAVEKAGLAFIGPSASSIEAMGDKISAKRAMIAAGVPCVPGPDTALADDPAAVERLALEIGYPVIIKAAGGGGGRGMRLVPEAGLLQEAVALTREEARQAFGSPSLYMEKFLQHPRHIEIQVLCDTHGNAIWLGHRDCSMQRRHQKVVEEAPAPGISPDVIRLVGRACVEACRQIGYRGVGTFEFLYEDGAFYFIEMNTRLQVEHPVTEMTSGIDIVQAQIKVAQGDPLELAQADVKCAGHAFECRINAEDPDTFLPSAGIITSLALPEGTGIRVDTHIHAGYKVPPYYDSLIAKLIVHAPTRAEAMARMREALAETRVDGISTNIPFLRALFEDSAFARGETDIHYLEQWLKQRRAS
- a CDS encoding 5-oxoprolinase subunit PxpA, which translates into the protein MKIDLNSDMGEGFGPYRLCDDEAMMKVVSSANIACGFHGGDPDTMARMVRLAKANGVGIGAHPGLPDRLGFGRREMPFQADELRQQMLYQLGALKAIAASEGVAVRHISFHAAMGNMVNRDPVLADLMMDAIAAVDTSLVVFVTPDSEIEQAAKRARLKTLALFLADRAYDAAGRLVARGLPGAVIKDEASVRARVRRFLLDGTVETIDGGVIAMPARSILVHSDTPGSLELAHIVRSEIEASGAMLAPAADLAL
- the nac gene encoding nitrogen assimilation transcriptional regulator NAC, giving the protein MDIRRLKSFIVIVDSGSITRAADLLHIAQPALSQQLAALEEHFGQKLLIRSQQGVSMTDAGHAVYRHAQIILRQMEQAQADASAAGNSLAGRVSVGLVPFSSAATLSVDLLAETRRRHPGILLHLTESVGQTYSQMIMNGRLEMALIHGAGPIKGVRFEPILSEEFYLVAHRDFAIESDNKPIPIAALDGLPLLMPPAYNFVRRAVDTAFTRSRINLKVVAEVEIVRTLARAVGSGLGATIMPKAIADRIVTESGEPLICRLVSPRIEETLSLCIAEQNSLSEPALAVKDILIELTARLRT
- a CDS encoding tripartite tricarboxylate transporter TctB family protein, producing MTSRLNPQLIAGLLFVLIGAAFLLGSLDLSYGTWRKIGPGAFPGLVASALIAMGLIVAFTAEKHDTGKERPSLYSSKVTFIIAAIVVFGLVVRGGGLLPAVFCCCFISSFASRPLQPVKSALYGLGLGAACSLAFIKGLSMPLAIIGPWFGY
- a CDS encoding tripartite tricarboxylate transporter permease is translated as METLNALLLGFDQAILPTNLFWCLIGTLLGTLVGVLPGLGPAATMAILLPFTIGLEPVTSLIMMAGIYYGAQYGGSTTAILLNLPGEASSVVTAIDGYKMARNGRAGVALSTAAIGSFFAGTVATLLLALFAPSLAEIGLLFGPAEYFSLMILGLVASVVLSRGSLPKALAMVFIGILVGLVGQDVQTAVPRFTLGLEEMSGGINFVVVAMGLFGIGELIKDLETPESRTAINAPFFSMIPSREDWRRMVAPILRGTGIGSVLGLLPGGGALLAAFAAYAIEKRVANPPEGFGGGAIEGVAAPESANNAGAQTSFVPLLTLGLPANAVMALMFGALIMQGIAPGPTLISEHPDVFWGVIVSMWVGNVMLLVLNLPLIGVWTRLLTMPFHYLFPAIVVFCSIGAFSLGNSVFDLWLLGAFGVAGYIFAKLDCDPAPLVMGLILGPMMEENFRRAMFLARGNPSVFVDRPISAGLIVLAVLAITVVALPKIKAVREEAFQE